A genome region from Leptodactylus fuscus isolate aLepFus1 chromosome 6, aLepFus1.hap2, whole genome shotgun sequence includes the following:
- the LOC142209528 gene encoding claudin-16-like: MANELNLILIICGSFTMASTIAALMTDCWQINSKGSVMLSTRCKGLWRECVWDRFVKIWTCDVFSSYLNPHPATIVLTRALIIISSIMSAFAFCFLILGFKNFSWCQDTSTKLQCLRLTSGLYFLVGMSSSAAIIRYCIYVYHVHQYEVSLKIPGFPSFEYGYSLWMAVGGNLGAITTAAITCYLGLHKKIPTVKEDKIDSEQSERPDLLKTYV; this comes from the exons ATGGCCAACGAGTTAAACCTCATTCTGATCATCTGTGGATCATTCACCATGGCGAGCACGATAGCCGCACTTATGACAGACTGCTGGCAG ATTAACAGCAAAGGATCTGTAATGTTAAGCACTCGCTGTAAGGGTCTCTGGAGAGAATGTGTCTGGGACCGCTTTGTAAAAATCTGGACCTGTGATGTTTTCAGCTCATATTTGAACCCACATCCAG CCACAATCGTCCTCACCAGAGCATTAATAATCATCTCCAGTATAATGAGCGCTTTTGCATTTTGCTTCTTGATACTTGGCTTCAAGAACTTCAGCTGGTGCCAAGACACATCCACCAAACTGCAATGTCTGCGGCTTACCTCTGGGCTCTACTTTCTAGTTG gaatgtcctcttcagctGCCATCATAAGATACTGCATCTATGTATATCATGTTCACCAGTATGAG GTATCTCTGAAAATCCCAGGATTCCCTAGTTTTGAATATGGCTATTCTCTTTGGATGGCAGTAGGTGGTAATTTAGGGGCGATCACCACAGCCGCAATAACCTGTTACCTGGGTCTCCACAAAAAGATACCAACCGTGAAAGAAGACAAAATTGATAGCGAACAATCTGAACGTCCAGACTTACTGAAGACCTATGTTTAA